The proteins below come from a single Candidatus Binatia bacterium genomic window:
- a CDS encoding Gfo/Idh/MocA family oxidoreductase, with the protein MADIRIGLVGAGFLAETRARCWAAARGVHIEAVASVRPERAADFAKRHAVPRAFATAEELFASPDVDLVDLCVPNLVHRSLTEAAARAGKHVLCTKPLTAYVGQDLAADASDEDIAGRDRREMWRVAEAEARAMVDAAAAAGVRLFYGENWLYAPALERASRLLVEGDTVLLEMRGWECHNGSHSPYSKSWRHAGGGALLRLGAHPIGAMLHLKRAEGLRRTGKPIRPIAVTADVTDLTGAAGGAELRVATGWQDVENWGCAILHFEDGSRGVAYGSDAVLGGMESKLELYGANAHVKVNMSPNDMLRAYAPDAGVFGDAYLMEKIDGGSGWTTPMPNEDWTSGHLPMCQAFADAVRSGGDTPADGVLGLETTRVVYAAYVAAKDGVRVSL; encoded by the coding sequence GTGGCCGACATCCGCATCGGCTTGGTGGGCGCGGGCTTCCTGGCCGAAACCCGGGCACGTTGTTGGGCCGCGGCCCGTGGGGTGCACATCGAAGCCGTTGCGTCCGTTCGGCCCGAGCGCGCCGCGGACTTCGCGAAGCGACACGCCGTGCCCCGTGCGTTCGCCACGGCCGAAGAACTCTTCGCGAGCCCCGACGTCGACCTCGTAGACCTCTGCGTGCCCAACCTGGTGCACCGTTCTCTCACGGAGGCCGCCGCGCGCGCGGGAAAACACGTCCTCTGCACGAAACCGCTCACGGCCTACGTCGGCCAGGACCTCGCGGCCGATGCGAGCGACGAGGACATCGCCGGCCGCGATCGCCGAGAGATGTGGCGCGTCGCCGAGGCCGAGGCGCGGGCGATGGTCGATGCGGCGGCCGCCGCGGGCGTACGTTTGTTCTACGGAGAGAACTGGCTGTACGCGCCGGCGCTCGAACGTGCGAGTCGTTTGCTTGTCGAGGGTGACACCGTGCTCCTCGAGATGCGCGGATGGGAGTGCCACAACGGTTCGCACTCGCCGTACTCGAAGTCGTGGCGTCATGCAGGCGGCGGAGCGCTGTTGCGGCTCGGCGCACATCCGATCGGCGCGATGCTTCACCTGAAGCGCGCCGAGGGCCTACGCCGGACGGGGAAGCCCATCCGTCCCATCGCCGTGACGGCCGATGTCACCGATCTGACCGGCGCGGCGGGTGGCGCGGAGCTTCGCGTCGCCACCGGTTGGCAGGACGTCGAGAACTGGGGCTGCGCGATCCTGCACTTCGAGGACGGCTCTCGCGGCGTGGCCTACGGCAGCGACGCGGTCCTGGGTGGGATGGAGAGCAAGCTCGAACTCTACGGAGCGAACGCGCACGTGAAGGTCAACATGAGTCCGAACGACATGCTGCGTGCGTACGCGCCCGACGCCGGCGTATTCGGCGACGCCTACCTGATGGAGAAGATCGACGGCGGGTCGGGCTGGACCACACCCATGCCGAACGAGGACTGGACCTCGGGCCATCTGCCGATGTGTCAGGCGTTCGCGGATGCGGTGCGCTCGGGCGGGGATACGCCGGCCGACGGAGTGCTCGGACTCGAGACGACGCGGGTCGTCTACGCAGCCTACGTCGCGGCGAAGGATGGAGTGCGGGTCTCGCTCTAA
- a CDS encoding SDR family oxidoreductase, with amino-acid sequence MSNPLSYEGKRVLVAGCFSGMGAATAKIVKELGGFVSGFDIKKPEIPIDEFREVNLKDPSAIRSAVAEVASGGPIDTLFYCAGLSPVHPDFDVMLVNFLGLRETVEACIPHIPRAGSIATISSAAGMGYLGSVAEVSQFMALAGHDEPRAALDGMKDQPMFSAYAFSKMCTIVYTMQRAAKLAPEKGIRLNCISPGPTATPMMPDFIETAGKSYMDRYPRPLGGDSTPEQQAWILAFLGSDLAGYINGENIFSDGGTTGGVMTGAIDAAALMPDPD; translated from the coding sequence ATGTCGAATCCCCTGAGTTATGAAGGCAAGCGGGTCTTGGTGGCCGGCTGCTTCTCCGGAATGGGCGCCGCGACGGCCAAGATCGTGAAGGAACTGGGGGGTTTCGTCTCCGGTTTCGACATCAAGAAGCCCGAGATCCCGATCGACGAGTTCCGGGAAGTGAACTTGAAGGACCCGTCCGCGATCCGCAGCGCGGTGGCCGAGGTCGCGAGCGGCGGTCCGATCGACACGCTCTTCTACTGCGCCGGCCTGAGCCCGGTTCATCCGGACTTCGACGTGATGCTCGTGAACTTTCTGGGTCTCCGGGAAACGGTCGAGGCCTGCATCCCCCACATCCCGCGCGCCGGCTCGATCGCGACCATCTCGTCGGCGGCCGGGATGGGGTACTTGGGTTCGGTGGCCGAGGTCAGCCAGTTCATGGCGCTCGCTGGCCACGACGAGCCACGCGCCGCGCTCGACGGGATGAAGGATCAGCCGATGTTCAGCGCGTACGCCTTCTCCAAGATGTGCACGATCGTCTACACGATGCAGCGCGCCGCCAAGCTCGCTCCGGAGAAGGGGATCCGTCTCAATTGCATCAGTCCGGGGCCGACGGCGACGCCAATGATGCCCGACTTCATCGAGACGGCCGGCAAGAGCTACATGGATCGCTACCCGCGTCCGCTCGGCGGCGACTCGACGCCCGAGCAGCAAGCTTGGATCCTCGCCTTCTTGGGGAGTGATCTCGCCGGCTACATCAATGGGGAGAACATCTTCTCCGACGGCGGCACGACCGGTGGCGTGATGACCGGGGCGATCGACGCGGCAGCGCTCATGCCGGACCCGGACTAG